A single region of the Hymenobacter siberiensis genome encodes:
- a CDS encoding DUF4136 domain-containing protein, translating into MKYFLIGLALALSGGLSGCTAISGVNVEQRDNVNFSKYRTFDFAETQVKTNGNQNPLLRSPIAQDHIKQVIGGELARRGLRQVDNNPDLLITTHTYIDEAERTVYRNAYPGANFAYPYSVGYHGAYLPINYGYWYSPAYYQRPYYQQQHTEQYTQGTLIIDFIDRRTNNLVWRGSLADPVNDPGRLGSEFSVSAKDILDQFPIKVK; encoded by the coding sequence ATGAAATATTTTCTCATAGGCCTCGCGCTTGCATTGAGCGGTGGGCTGAGCGGCTGTACCGCTATTTCCGGCGTTAATGTAGAGCAGCGCGATAATGTCAACTTCAGTAAGTACCGCACCTTCGACTTTGCCGAGACGCAAGTGAAAACCAACGGCAACCAAAATCCGTTGTTGCGCAGCCCCATTGCCCAGGACCATATTAAGCAGGTCATTGGCGGTGAGCTGGCCAGGCGTGGCCTGCGGCAGGTAGACAACAATCCTGACCTTCTTATTACGACCCACACCTACATCGATGAAGCGGAGCGCACGGTTTATCGTAACGCCTACCCAGGGGCGAACTTTGCCTACCCTTACTCCGTGGGCTACCACGGGGCGTATCTGCCCATCAACTACGGCTATTGGTATTCGCCCGCTTACTACCAGCGGCCTTACTACCAGCAGCAGCATACGGAGCAGTACACCCAGGGTACGCTCATTATCGACTTCATCGACCGCCGCACTAATAACCTCGTGTGGCGCGGCTCGCTGGCCGACCCCGTGAATGACCCCGGCCGCCTGGGCAGCGAGTTCAGCGTATCGGCCAAAGACATTCTGGACCAGTTTCCGATTAAGGTAAAGTAG